In Deltaproteobacteria bacterium, a single genomic region encodes these proteins:
- a CDS encoding efflux RND transporter permease subunit → MQWLADVCIRRPIFATVLILLICVVGGVAYGRLGVDRFPKIDFPTVVVTTRLPGAAPEDVESEITDRIERAVNTASGIEELRSASAEGVSQVFIMFKLEKGVDIAAQEVRDRVNTVMAELPTGIEPPVVTKVDPDAMPIIYLSVSGEGRSMREVTAYADQRVRRDLESISGVGQVRVIGGQERQVNIWLDPVRMRAYGITAPEVARVVGNENLTMPGGRIDTGPDFLTLRIHGRVTAPEQLEGVVIRQGDGKTVRLHDIGRVEDGVEEVETAATWNGNPAVLLAIRKQSGENTVAVVDALKAAVEEMRADLPPGYVVDVLRDESETIRTSTHAVNEHLVVGAGLAALVVLVFLGNVRSTIIAAVAIPTSVIGTFALMWLQGFTLNTMTLLALALSVGIVIDDAIVVLENIFKHVEERGTPPMQAAVDGTKEIGLAVLATTLSLIAVFLPVAFVAGIPGRFLASFGMTMVSAIAVSLVVSFSLTPMMASRWLKAVPRGTHRRKSWLERLVDVFYRPLERGYMVVLRFCMRQRWVVVLASLASLYAMGPLAQQAKKGFIPINDEARFEVLVRAPEGSSLMATQMIGDRVATRIRGLSWVEGTLVTIGDDEQRTPNVARIYVRLVDPKQRELTQEDIKDVVRREILADLPTDLRVSVADVAAISGGGFASARVQYAVFGPDLAVLATVNERVLARMREVPGAVDVDSSFVVGKPEIGVYVDRDLAADLGVRVADVASVLQMLVGGQKVSTYPEQGEQYEVRIRAEEQYRVDEDGVRLMSVPSSLLGSVPLAEVVQLHDGRGPSVINHFSRRRQITFYANPAPGFSEGAIGDEMRRIIEEELPKAGYSIRPVGGAKLMKETAESFVFGLGLAFVFMYLVLAAQFESWLHPVTILLSLPLTLPFAIASVVLFEQALDLFSALGIFVLFGVVKKNAILQVDHTNALRREGKPRLEAILQANKDRLRPILMTTFAFVAGMIPLVTSRGIGAGFSNATAGVVVGGQTMSLLLTLVAVPVAYSFFDDCAQFFGRITGWISRKLSGAPDVVPMSPSEPIEPPASPPPPAE, encoded by the coding sequence ATGCAGTGGCTCGCCGATGTCTGCATCCGTCGCCCGATCTTCGCGACGGTCCTCATCCTCTTGATCTGCGTGGTCGGAGGTGTGGCCTACGGCCGCCTCGGCGTCGACCGCTTCCCCAAGATCGACTTCCCGACCGTGGTCGTGACCACGCGCCTGCCCGGTGCGGCGCCCGAGGACGTCGAGAGCGAGATCACCGACCGCATCGAACGCGCGGTGAACACCGCCAGCGGCATCGAAGAGCTGCGCTCCGCCTCTGCCGAGGGCGTGTCGCAGGTCTTCATCATGTTCAAGCTCGAGAAGGGCGTGGACATCGCGGCCCAGGAGGTCCGCGACCGCGTCAACACCGTGATGGCCGAGCTGCCGACCGGCATCGAGCCGCCGGTGGTGACCAAGGTCGATCCCGACGCGATGCCCATCATCTACCTCTCGGTGTCGGGCGAGGGCCGTTCGATGCGAGAGGTCACCGCCTACGCCGATCAGCGCGTGCGGCGTGACCTCGAGAGCATCTCGGGCGTAGGGCAGGTGCGCGTCATCGGTGGTCAGGAGCGCCAGGTCAACATCTGGCTCGATCCGGTGCGCATGCGGGCGTACGGCATCACCGCGCCCGAGGTCGCGCGGGTGGTCGGCAACGAGAACCTGACCATGCCCGGCGGCCGCATCGACACCGGCCCCGACTTCCTCACGCTGCGCATCCACGGCCGCGTCACTGCGCCCGAGCAGCTCGAGGGCGTCGTCATCCGCCAGGGCGACGGCAAGACCGTGCGACTGCACGACATCGGGCGCGTCGAGGACGGCGTCGAAGAGGTCGAGACCGCCGCGACCTGGAACGGCAACCCTGCGGTGTTGCTGGCGATCCGCAAGCAGTCCGGTGAGAACACCGTGGCGGTGGTCGACGCGCTCAAGGCCGCGGTCGAGGAGATGCGCGCCGACCTCCCGCCTGGCTACGTCGTCGACGTGCTGCGCGACGAGTCGGAGACCATCCGCACCAGCACCCACGCCGTCAACGAGCACCTCGTGGTCGGTGCCGGCCTGGCGGCGCTGGTCGTGCTGGTGTTCCTCGGCAACGTCCGCAGCACCATCATCGCCGCGGTTGCGATCCCGACCTCGGTCATCGGCACGTTCGCGCTGATGTGGCTGCAGGGCTTCACGCTCAACACCATGACGCTGCTGGCGCTCGCGCTGTCGGTCGGCATCGTGATCGACGACGCCATCGTCGTGCTCGAGAACATCTTCAAGCACGTCGAAGAGCGCGGAACCCCGCCCATGCAGGCGGCAGTCGACGGCACCAAGGAGATCGGCCTCGCGGTGCTCGCGACCACGCTGTCGCTCATTGCGGTGTTCCTACCGGTCGCGTTCGTGGCCGGCATCCCAGGGCGCTTCCTGGCCAGCTTCGGCATGACGATGGTCTCTGCCATCGCGGTCTCGCTGGTGGTCAGCTTCTCGCTGACACCGATGATGGCCTCGCGGTGGCTCAAGGCGGTGCCGCGCGGCACCCACAGGCGCAAGAGCTGGCTCGAGCGCCTGGTCGACGTGTTCTATCGCCCGCTCGAGCGCGGCTACATGGTCGTGCTGCGCTTCTGCATGCGGCAGCGCTGGGTGGTGGTGCTGGCCTCGCTGGCGTCGCTGTACGCGATGGGGCCGCTGGCGCAGCAGGCCAAGAAGGGCTTCATCCCCATCAACGACGAGGCCCGCTTCGAGGTGCTGGTGCGCGCGCCCGAAGGCAGCAGCCTCATGGCCACGCAGATGATCGGCGATCGCGTCGCCACCCGCATCCGCGGACTGTCGTGGGTCGAGGGCACGCTCGTCACGATCGGCGACGACGAGCAGCGCACGCCCAACGTCGCGCGCATCTACGTGCGCCTGGTCGACCCCAAGCAGCGCGAGCTGACCCAGGAGGACATCAAGGACGTCGTGCGTCGCGAGATCCTCGCCGACCTGCCCACCGACCTGCGGGTGAGCGTGGCCGATGTCGCAGCCATCTCGGGCGGCGGCTTCGCGTCCGCACGGGTGCAGTACGCGGTGTTCGGGCCCGACCTCGCGGTGCTGGCCACGGTCAACGAGCGGGTGCTCGCGCGCATGCGCGAGGTCCCCGGTGCGGTCGACGTCGATTCGTCCTTCGTGGTCGGCAAGCCCGAGATCGGCGTGTACGTCGATCGCGATCTCGCGGCCGACCTCGGCGTGCGCGTCGCCGACGTCGCGTCGGTACTGCAGATGCTGGTCGGCGGGCAGAAGGTCTCGACCTACCCCGAGCAGGGCGAGCAGTACGAAGTCCGTATCCGCGCCGAGGAGCAGTATCGCGTCGACGAGGACGGCGTGCGCCTGATGAGCGTGCCGTCGAGCTTGCTCGGGTCGGTGCCGCTGGCCGAGGTGGTGCAGCTGCACGACGGCCGCGGCCCCTCGGTCATCAATCACTTCTCGCGCCGGCGCCAGATCACCTTCTACGCCAACCCTGCGCCCGGTTTCAGCGAGGGTGCGATCGGCGACGAGATGCGCCGCATCATCGAAGAGGAGCTGCCCAAGGCCGGCTACTCGATTCGCCCGGTCGGTGGCGCCAAGCTGATGAAGGAGACCGCCGAGAGCTTCGTGTTCGGTCTCGGGCTCGCGTTCGTGTTCATGTACCTGGTGCTGGCGGCGCAGTTCGAGTCGTGGCTGCACCCGGTCACCATCCTGCTCTCACTGCCGCTGACGCTGCCGTTCGCGATCGCGTCGGTGGTGCTGTTCGAGCAGGCGCTCGACCTCTTCAGCGCGCTCGGCATCTTCGTGCTGTTCGGCGTGGTCAAGAAGAACGCCATCTTGCAGGTCGATCACACCAACGCGCTGCGGCGCGAGGGTAAGCCACGGCTCGAAGCGATCCTGCAGGCCAACAAGGACCGCCTGCGGCCGATCCTCATGACGACCTTCGCGTTCGTGGCCGGCATGATCCCGCTGGTCACCAGCCGCGGCATCGGGGCCGGCTTCTCCAACGCGACCGCCGGCGTGGTCGTGGGCGGCCAGACCATGTCGCTGCTGCTCACGCTGGTCGCGGTGCCGGTGGCGTACTCGTTCTTCGACGACTGCGCGCAGTTCTTCGGCCGGATCACCGGGTGGATCTCCCGCAAGCTGTCGGGTGCACCCGACGTGGTGCCGATGTCGCCCAGCGAGCCCATCGAGCCCCCGGCATCGCCGCCTCCGCCGGCGGAGTGA
- a CDS encoding efflux RND transporter periplasmic adaptor subunit, with translation MLRRIHARLSRPPVRTPSTPSAAAVCDSLRNCLCRAAVTSFHALAVPGQPAASMFVVQLRFARALLLALPLLVPLACNRSEAGEQVVVEQEPTRSLPTTAVIERDMPRELVLTGTLLADRQSDLAANASGRVLSTHVERGQTVAAGDVLARLDARLAKFSAKAAAAQTKVAKAQLDLAALECDRAGRLLDSGTISKAEYDRTMSTCATSQSSVSAAQSNAALASVQAGDSVVKAPFRGIVGERFVEVGEYVQPATRVVSLYAIDPIRVSIAVPELDVARVAMGQRVSFTTHAVEGRSFDAEVRYMSPALRETTRDLVVEAVAPNPEGALRPGMFATVHIGVGDEPRLVVPESAIVQRQSRSLVFALRGGRAIEQVVRLGTRRDGVVAVLSGLTAEDSVVTEPPADLADGTKLE, from the coding sequence TTGCTGCGCCGCATCCACGCGAGGCTATCACGACCGCCCGTTCGAACGCCGTCCACCCCGAGCGCGGCTGCCGTCTGCGACAGCCTGCGCAATTGCCTTTGCCGGGCAGCTGTAACATCGTTCCACGCCCTGGCCGTTCCTGGGCAGCCGGCAGCCTCCATGTTCGTCGTCCAGCTCCGTTTCGCGCGCGCGCTGCTGCTCGCGCTTCCGCTTCTCGTGCCGCTCGCGTGCAACCGCAGCGAGGCCGGCGAGCAGGTCGTGGTCGAGCAGGAGCCGACCCGATCGTTGCCGACCACCGCGGTGATCGAGCGCGACATGCCGCGCGAGTTGGTGCTCACCGGCACGCTGCTCGCCGATCGACAGTCCGATCTCGCAGCCAACGCCAGCGGTCGCGTGCTGTCGACCCACGTCGAGCGCGGACAGACGGTCGCCGCTGGCGACGTGCTCGCGCGGCTCGACGCCCGCCTCGCCAAGTTCTCGGCCAAGGCCGCCGCGGCGCAGACCAAGGTCGCCAAGGCCCAGCTCGATCTCGCCGCACTCGAGTGCGATCGCGCCGGCAGGCTGCTCGACTCGGGCACCATCTCGAAGGCCGAGTACGACCGCACGATGTCGACCTGCGCGACCTCGCAGTCGTCCGTCTCGGCGGCCCAGTCCAACGCGGCGTTGGCCTCGGTGCAGGCCGGTGACTCGGTCGTCAAGGCGCCGTTTCGCGGCATCGTCGGCGAGCGCTTCGTCGAGGTCGGCGAGTATGTGCAGCCGGCGACGCGCGTGGTCTCGCTGTACGCGATCGATCCCATTCGGGTGTCGATCGCGGTGCCCGAGCTCGACGTCGCGCGGGTCGCCATGGGCCAGCGGGTGTCGTTCACCACCCACGCGGTCGAGGGCCGCAGCTTCGACGCCGAGGTGCGCTACATGAGCCCGGCGCTGCGCGAGACCACCCGCGATCTCGTGGTCGAGGCGGTCGCGCCCAACCCCGAGGGTGCGCTGCGCCCCGGCATGTTCGCGACCGTGCACATCGGCGTGGGCGACGAGCCGCGCCTGGTGGTACCCGAGTCCGCCATCGTGCAGCGGCAGAGCCGCTCGCTCGTGTTCGCCCTGCGCGGCGGACGGGCGATCGAACAGGTCGTGCGCCTCGGCACCCGCCGCGACGGTGTGGTCGCGGTGCTGTCCGGCCTCACCGCCGAGGACTCCGTCGTCACCGAGCCGCCGGCGGATCTCGCCGACGGCACCAAGCTCGAGTAG
- a CDS encoding RNA polymerase sigma factor, whose protein sequence is MSKPPMPIPQSEVARLYADHAARVHRWVQRFEPGAEAQEVVHEIFVRVIERFGDFRAESSPTTWLYRVTTNYCLNRLRDRGRRAELWQRHGGTLWDASITPADQETVAALAQLWQGLDDELVEAGFYYFVDGMTHAEIARIVGCSERTVGNRIERLRKLANDAAGGPT, encoded by the coding sequence GTGTCCAAGCCCCCGATGCCGATCCCGCAGAGCGAGGTGGCCCGGCTCTACGCCGACCACGCCGCGCGGGTACATCGTTGGGTGCAGCGCTTCGAACCCGGCGCCGAGGCTCAGGAGGTCGTGCACGAGATCTTCGTGCGGGTCATCGAGCGCTTCGGCGATTTCCGGGCCGAGTCGAGCCCCACGACGTGGCTGTACCGGGTCACCACCAACTACTGCCTCAACCGCCTGCGCGACCGCGGGCGACGGGCCGAGCTGTGGCAGCGGCACGGCGGTACGCTGTGGGACGCCAGCATCACCCCCGCCGATCAGGAAACCGTCGCCGCGCTCGCCCAGCTGTGGCAGGGCCTCGACGACGAGCTGGTCGAGGCGGGCTTCTACTACTTCGTCGATGGCATGACCCACGCCGAGATCGCCCGCATCGTCGGGTGCTCGGAGCGGACGGTCGGCAATCGCATCGAGCGCCTTCGCAAGCTCGCGAACGACGCTGCGGGAGGACCAACATGA
- a CDS encoding zf-HC2 domain-containing protein, with the protein MSQAWVDLFARDGHVTLLSLDRYEAGELSAGERRGLEGHVEGCGRCRARMQALSAPAVVLPPPLVDAHRSSGSATVAYIAAVAAVAVAAGLVLGVGSAMWPSPHTAQQSVSEPGHMASAYTSVAQDYDDTDGVGLELELEHREHALVLTPRAEGHVAVFVLDDAQAGGDTDGDAEQRVVGTLLRSRLVSEAVRVPVPRRTGPNVVAVMCSAPIIQAIGEPFAPEPGCIVREWAP; encoded by the coding sequence ATGAGCCAAGCATGGGTCGATCTGTTCGCACGTGATGGCCACGTGACGTTGCTGTCCCTCGACCGCTACGAGGCGGGTGAGCTCTCGGCCGGTGAGCGTCGTGGGCTCGAAGGCCACGTCGAGGGCTGCGGCCGTTGCCGCGCGCGCATGCAGGCACTCTCCGCACCCGCGGTGGTGCTGCCACCGCCGCTGGTGGATGCCCACCGCAGCTCGGGCAGCGCGACGGTGGCCTACATCGCCGCGGTGGCCGCGGTCGCGGTCGCGGCGGGCCTCGTGCTCGGCGTGGGCTCGGCGATGTGGCCCAGCCCCCACACCGCGCAGCAGAGCGTGTCGGAGCCGGGGCACATGGCCAGCGCGTACACCAGCGTCGCGCAGGACTACGACGACACCGACGGTGTCGGGCTCGAGCTCGAGCTCGAGCATCGCGAGCACGCGCTCGTGCTCACACCGCGCGCCGAGGGCCACGTCGCAGTGTTCGTGCTCGACGACGCCCAAGCAGGCGGCGACACCGACGGCGACGCGGAGCAGCGCGTGGTCGGGACGCTGCTGCGCTCGCGGCTCGTCAGCGAGGCCGTACGCGTGCCGGTGCCACGGCGCACGGGCCCGAACGTGGTCGCGGTGATGTGCAGCGCGCCGATCATCCAGGCCATCGGCGAGCCCTTCGCGCCCGAGCCGGGCTGCATCGTGCGCGAGTGGGCGCCGTGA
- a CDS encoding DUF1552 domain-containing protein, whose protein sequence is MIPLRNRKLGRRTMLRGMLGGGAVAIGLPPLEAMLGRHGDAYADGSELPVRFMSIMFGCGVQLARWEPTTSGSDYALSEQLQPFAGVKDYLSVCTGLHNHFGGSPITHHEGMCVFSGHDFVLRPDLPGFASDWGGPTIDQLVADALEAGGAQTPVRSVQLGWTKFDSPADSGSTAKCISARGEPGSLTMLYPETNPQAVWQSLFGEFGMPLDTREVRLSILDIVRDDTARLRMQLGVKDKQRLDAHLQGVSELEAKISAMPPVCQLPRAPRFLNDEANGAEQLTEVNTLMAQLVAYAFTCDITRVASYHMLSVASEVQFGEIGQFSTQHGNSHAGDENYNQGIIFIMGRIADMMGTFAQTEDIDGGNLLDSMLLFASSEVSQGFTHSWQRQPILVGGHGRGYLTHPGIHYQAIAPSSPGDDQTSAGNTTDVLLTLLRAFDPEAPSVGAGAPMSTTPLDALLA, encoded by the coding sequence ATGATCCCGTTGCGCAATCGCAAGCTCGGCCGACGCACGATGCTCCGCGGCATGCTGGGTGGTGGCGCGGTCGCCATCGGCCTGCCGCCGCTCGAGGCCATGCTCGGTCGCCACGGCGACGCCTACGCCGACGGCAGCGAGCTGCCGGTGCGGTTCATGTCGATCATGTTCGGCTGCGGGGTCCAGCTCGCGCGCTGGGAGCCGACCACCTCTGGCAGCGACTACGCGCTGTCCGAGCAGCTGCAGCCGTTCGCCGGCGTGAAGGACTACCTCTCGGTGTGCACGGGCCTGCACAACCACTTCGGTGGCTCGCCCATCACGCACCACGAGGGCATGTGCGTGTTCAGCGGGCACGACTTCGTGCTGCGGCCGGACCTGCCCGGGTTCGCGTCCGACTGGGGCGGGCCGACCATCGACCAGCTGGTCGCCGACGCCCTCGAGGCCGGCGGCGCGCAGACGCCGGTGCGATCGGTGCAGCTGGGCTGGACCAAGTTCGACAGCCCTGCGGACTCGGGTAGCACCGCCAAGTGCATCTCGGCGCGCGGTGAACCTGGCAGCCTCACGATGCTCTACCCCGAGACCAACCCGCAGGCGGTGTGGCAGTCGCTGTTCGGGGAGTTCGGCATGCCGCTCGACACCCGTGAGGTGCGGCTGTCGATCCTCGACATCGTGCGCGACGACACCGCGCGGCTGCGCATGCAGCTCGGCGTGAAGGACAAGCAGCGCCTCGACGCGCACCTGCAGGGCGTGTCGGAGCTCGAGGCGAAGATCTCGGCGATGCCACCGGTGTGTCAGCTCCCGCGTGCGCCGCGGTTCCTCAACGACGAGGCCAACGGCGCCGAGCAGCTCACCGAGGTGAACACACTGATGGCGCAGCTGGTGGCCTACGCCTTCACCTGCGACATCACACGCGTGGCCTCCTATCACATGCTGAGCGTGGCCAGCGAGGTGCAGTTCGGCGAGATCGGACAGTTCTCCACGCAGCACGGCAACAGCCACGCCGGCGACGAGAACTACAACCAGGGGATCATCTTCATCATGGGGCGCATCGCCGACATGATGGGCACCTTCGCGCAGACCGAGGACATCGACGGCGGCAATCTGCTCGACTCGATGCTGCTGTTCGCCAGCTCGGAGGTCTCGCAGGGCTTCACCCACAGCTGGCAGCGGCAGCCGATCCTCGTCGGTGGTCACGGGCGCGGCTACCTCACGCACCCGGGCATCCACTACCAGGCGATCGCGCCGTCCTCCCCGGGTGACGATCAGACCTCGGCGGGCAACACCACCGACGTGCTGCTCACGCTGCTGCGCGCGTTCGACCCCGAGGCGCCGAGCGTCGGCGCCGGTGCGCCGATGTCGACCACGCCGCTCGACGCGCTGCTCGCGTGA
- a CDS encoding DUF1592 domain-containing protein: MVELRTHLLAASLTPVLGALACHGGGAAHADGTDDGGSSSGQPAVSDTGVATSSGSTGTADDTGTTGESPPAIDPAPAGLRRLVAHQYVDSIELLLGPEAAAAAAAPSDPSLGGFDAIAAAEATPAPADVEQYERSANQIALAAIQHPDTLTAQVPCLVSVVPEDACYRSLARDFGRLAWRRPLSDEEIDIFANLGTEARAWDDGEFWTGVQYVLVALLQSPRFLYIVELGHDADDGGARQLDGFEMATRLSFFLHDRTPDALLLERAAAGELDDADGVRAVATELLASERARPTVRRFWGELLMTRGLPSKGKDPALFPQFDAELAASMQEETFRLVDDLVFEQEGDVLDLFDADYTWVDARLADLYGVAAPPPGQWLEAELPASQGRAGLMTHAGVMAMLSHGTLNSPTRRGLFVQEQLLCNDIPPVPPTVNPVLPDVTDPMSLRDRLEQLHTSQNGCGDCHKQMDPLGFAFEHFDPIGAWRAQDNGFPIDASGTVDGVGSFGDARELMALVRDDPRLPRCLVDQVYTEALGFPPTDAQIEALDAVDLSFEQDDHRLQRLMVELAASDVFRRVGEPK, translated from the coding sequence ATGGTCGAGCTCCGGACCCACCTCCTCGCGGCATCCCTCACGCCCGTGCTCGGCGCGCTCGCGTGTCACGGTGGTGGGGCGGCGCATGCCGACGGCACCGATGACGGCGGGAGTTCGAGCGGGCAGCCTGCCGTCAGCGATACCGGTGTGGCCACGAGCAGCGGCAGCACCGGGACGGCCGATGACACCGGCACCACCGGTGAGTCGCCGCCGGCGATCGACCCCGCGCCCGCGGGCTTGCGGCGCCTGGTCGCGCACCAGTACGTCGACAGCATCGAGCTGCTGCTCGGCCCCGAAGCAGCTGCAGCCGCCGCCGCACCGTCGGATCCGTCGCTCGGAGGCTTCGACGCGATCGCGGCCGCCGAGGCCACGCCCGCGCCGGCCGACGTCGAGCAGTACGAGCGCTCCGCCAACCAGATCGCACTCGCGGCGATCCAGCACCCCGACACGCTCACCGCCCAGGTGCCGTGCCTGGTCTCGGTGGTGCCGGAGGATGCCTGCTACCGCTCGCTGGCACGGGATTTCGGTCGCCTCGCGTGGCGACGCCCGCTGTCCGACGAGGAGATCGACATCTTCGCGAATCTCGGCACCGAGGCGCGGGCGTGGGACGACGGCGAGTTCTGGACCGGCGTGCAGTACGTGCTGGTCGCGCTGCTGCAGTCGCCGCGGTTCCTCTACATCGTCGAGCTCGGCCACGACGCCGACGATGGTGGCGCCCGCCAGCTCGACGGCTTCGAGATGGCGACGCGGCTGTCGTTCTTCCTGCACGATCGCACCCCCGACGCACTGCTGCTCGAACGCGCTGCGGCCGGCGAGCTCGACGACGCCGACGGCGTGCGCGCGGTCGCGACCGAGCTCCTCGCCAGCGAGCGTGCGCGCCCGACCGTGCGGCGGTTCTGGGGCGAGCTGCTGATGACGCGCGGCCTGCCCAGCAAGGGCAAGGACCCGGCCCTGTTCCCGCAGTTCGATGCCGAGCTCGCGGCGTCGATGCAGGAGGAGACCTTTCGGCTGGTCGACGATCTGGTGTTCGAGCAGGAGGGCGACGTGCTCGACCTGTTCGACGCCGACTACACCTGGGTCGACGCGCGACTCGCCGATCTCTACGGTGTGGCCGCGCCGCCGCCCGGGCAGTGGCTCGAGGCCGAGCTGCCGGCCTCCCAGGGGCGTGCGGGTCTCATGACCCACGCCGGTGTGATGGCGATGCTCTCCCACGGCACGCTCAACTCGCCGACGCGTCGCGGGCTGTTCGTGCAGGAGCAGCTGCTGTGCAACGACATCCCGCCGGTGCCGCCGACGGTCAACCCGGTGCTGCCCGACGTCACCGACCCGATGTCGTTGCGCGACCGTCTCGAGCAGCTGCACACCTCGCAGAACGGCTGCGGTGACTGCCACAAACAGATGGACCCGCTCGGCTTCGCGTTCGAGCACTTCGATCCGATCGGCGCCTGGCGGGCGCAGGACAACGGCTTCCCCATCGACGCCTCGGGCACCGTCGATGGCGTCGGCAGCTTCGGCGACGCGCGCGAGCTGATGGCGCTCGTGCGCGACGACCCGCGCCTGCCGCGGTGCTTGGTGGATCAGGTCTACACCGAGGCGCTGGGCTTCCCGCCGACCGACGCCCAGATCGAGGCGCTCGACGCCGTCGACCTCTCCTTCGAGCAGGACGACCACCGCCTGCAGCGACTGATGGTGGAGCTCGCCGCCAGCGACGTCTTCCGTCGCGTGGGGGAGCCCAAGTGA